A part of Ziziphus jujuba cultivar Dongzao chromosome 8, ASM3175591v1 genomic DNA contains:
- the LOC107414338 gene encoding putative glycerol-3-phosphate transporter 1, with protein sequence MGSLSEPEVNSSKPPGVRFVEHIKKSPVSFKTHQAIVLILTFVAYASYHATRKTTSIVKSTLDPQSSELGLKHLPWRITYHLEPPESRKLPPVLGNGWAPFNSSDGTSLLGELDVAFLAVYAFGMYFSGHLGDRMDLRILLTVGMVGTGVFTSLFGVGYWGNVHSFYYFLIVQMIAGLFQSTGWPSVVAVVGNWFGKKKRGLIMGIWNAHTSVGNITGSLVASALLTYGWGWSFVVPGIIIAFVGIVVFLFLPVSPEYVGADGEEDELHSPKKSGEGLTEPLVESEKEIKDTPVGFIEAWKIPGVASFALCLFFAKLVAYTFLYWLPFYISHTAIDGKYLSSETAGNFSTLFDVGGVLGGILAGHISDRLNARAITAASFMYCAIPALFFYRSYGHVSLILNIALMFITGMFVNGPYALITTAVSTDLGTHSSLRGNSRALATVTAIIDGTGSVGAAVGPLLTGYISAKSWSAVFTMLMGAALIAGLLLTRLIVSEVSEKIEESRSSRSSAAELLV encoded by the exons ATGGGTTCATTATCGGAACCTGAGGTAAATTCCAGCAAGCCTCCTGGAGTGCGCTTTGTGGAGCACATAAAGAAATCCCCAGTTTCCTTCAAAACCCACCAAGCTATTGTTCTTATTTTAACTTTCGTTGCATATGCTAGCTACCATGCTACTAGGAAAACCACAAGTATTGTTAAAAGTACCCTTGATCCTCAATCCTCTGAGTTGGGGTTGAAGCATTTGCCATGGAGGATAACTTACCATCTTGAACCACCTGAAAGCAGAAAGCTTCCACCGGTGCTTGGAAATGGTTGGGCCCCATTTAATTCATCAGATGGGACATCCCTTCTCGGTGAGCTCGACGTGGCTTTCCTCGCAGTATATGCATTTGGAATGTATTTTTCTGGACATTTGGGTGATAGGATGGACTTGAGGATCCTCTTGACAGTGGGAATGGTGGGTACTGGTGTGTTCACTTCACTTTTTGGTGTTGGATATTGGGGAAATGTTCATAGTTTTTACTACTTCCTCATTGTTCAAATGATTGCTGGTCTGTTCCAATCGACCGGATGGCCTTCGGTTGTTGCAGTGGTCGGAAACTGGTTcgggaagaagaagagaggacTAATTATGGGTATATGGAATGCTCACACTTCTGTCGGGAACATTACAGGTTCTTTGGTTGCTTCAGCACTATTGACGTATGGATGGGGCTGGTCCTTTGTTGTGCCCGGTATCATTATCGCTTTTGTTGGTATagtcgtttttctttttttgcctgTCAGTCCTGAATATGTCGGGGCTGATGGCGAAGAAGATGAATTGCATTCGCCAAAGAAAAGTGGAGAGGGACTAACAGAACCCCTGGTGGAATCAGAGAAGGAGATTAAGGATACACCGGTAGGGTTCATTGAAGCATGGAAAATTCCTGGTGTTGCATCTTTTGCACTCTGCCTCTTCTTTGCCAAATTGGTTGCTTATACATTTCTCTACTGGCTTCCCTTCTACATTAGCCACACAG CTATAGATGGCAAGTATTTATCCAGTGAGACAGCTGGGAACTTTTCTACATTGTTTGATGTTGGAGGGGTACTTGGAGGAATTCTAGCCGGTCACATTTCTGATCGCCTAAATGCAAGGGCAATAACAGCAGCAAGTTTCATGTATTGTGCCATTCCTGCTCTCTTCTTCTACCGCAGCTATGGACATGTTTCCTTAATATTGAACATAGCCCTTATGTTCATAACCGGCATGTTTGTGAATGGGCCATATGCTCTTATAACAACAGCTGTCTCTACCGACCTGGGAACTCATAGCTCATTGCGAGGTAACTCACGGGCATTGGCAACTGTAACAGCAATCATCGACGGAACGGGCTCTGTTGGGGCTGCAGTTGGACCATTGTTAACAGGTTACATTTCCGCCAAGAGCTGGAGTGCAGTTTTCACCATGCTTATGGGAGCAGCTCTAATTGCAGGGCTGCTATTGACTAGGCTTATCGTGTCCGAGGTGAGTGAAAAAATTGAGGAATCAAGGTCTTCAAGATCTTCAGCTGCAGAACTTCTTGTGTGA